The following are encoded together in the Acidicapsa ligni genome:
- a CDS encoding DUF1080 domain-containing protein — protein MLSLTVVFLACVGSATAATKGIPKHGPAIVLFNGSASDMNNFDTYIKSTGLNSDPNHIFAVENGVIHVSGKEMGYIITKQDYKNYYLRAEFKWGEGTFAPREGQARDSGILYNIQGDQKVWPRSVEFQINEGCTGDFWMTDGAALTGKDGKRVSGPAGSALKIDRFNKGEWKNVVGYRDPTNEVEKPRGEWNVVELVNRDGHVWQYVNGKLVNEGTDAFPTSGKILFQSEGAELYFRDMKLYPLK, from the coding sequence GTGTTGTCGCTAACTGTCGTCTTCCTTGCATGTGTAGGCAGCGCGACGGCAGCTACCAAGGGTATTCCAAAACACGGTCCGGCCATTGTGCTATTCAATGGGTCCGCGTCCGACATGAACAACTTCGACACGTATATCAAGAGCACCGGGCTGAACTCCGACCCGAACCACATCTTCGCAGTTGAGAACGGCGTCATCCACGTCTCCGGCAAAGAGATGGGCTACATCATCACCAAGCAGGATTACAAAAATTACTACCTCCGCGCCGAGTTCAAATGGGGCGAGGGCACCTTTGCACCCCGCGAAGGACAGGCTCGCGACAGCGGAATCCTTTACAACATCCAGGGCGATCAGAAGGTCTGGCCGCGCTCCGTCGAGTTCCAGATCAACGAAGGCTGCACTGGTGATTTCTGGATGACGGATGGCGCCGCGCTCACCGGCAAAGACGGCAAGCGCGTCAGCGGACCCGCAGGCAGCGCCCTCAAGATCGATCGCTTTAACAAGGGTGAGTGGAAGAACGTAGTCGGCTACCGCGACCCTACCAACGAAGTTGAAAAGCCGCGCGGCGAATGGAACGTAGTTGAGCTCGTCAATCGCGACGGCCACGTCTGGCAGTACGTCAACGGCAAGCTGGTAAACGAGGGCACAGACGCCTTCCCCACCAGTGGAAAAATCCTCTTCCAATCCGAAGGCGCAGAGCTCTACTTCCGCGACATGAAGCTTTATCCCCTGAAATAA